In Tumebacillus amylolyticus, the genomic stretch GCCTTGTTTTTCATCGGACAACCCTCCAACTGAATTTTATACACGATATCTAAATAGTAAGATATCAACGTTAAACAGTCAATAAAAAACCCCGTGACCGAAGTCACAGGGTTATAGAAGGTGGAGATTAGTTAACACCGACGTTGGTCCAAGCGGATTGCAGAGCGGTGTAGTAGGAAGAGGTGGAGCCGTACAGAGCTGCAACAGCTTGCAGGGTTGCTGCACGAGCGCCGGAGAAGTCGGTGGTGGAGGTCATGTAGTCACGATCTGCCTGGTACCAAACTTTACCTGCGATGGTGCGGGAACCGATTGCGGTTGCGAAGTTGTAGAACGCTTTGTTCGGGATGCCGGAGTTGGTGTGAACGCCGCCGTTGTCAGACGTGGTCACAACGTACTTGCTCATGTTGTCCGGATCGCCGTAGATGGTCGGATCTTGCATGGAGCGGAATGCGGTGTAGCCGCCGCCCGGGATGCAGATGTCTTCGCCCATCAGCCAGTTCTTGCCTTCGATAACTGCGCCCATTGCATCGGACCAGGACTCGTTGAGAGCACCGGATTGGTCTTGGTAGACGAGGCCGGACGTCTTCTCGGTGACGCCGTGGGTCAGCTCGTGACCGATAACGTCAACTGCACCGGAGAAGTTGCGGAATTGAACGCCGTCGCCATCGCCGTACACCATGTAGGTGCCGTTCCAGAACGCGTTGTTGTAGTTTTTGCTGTAGTGAACCAACGAGTCGAGCGTCATGCCGTTGTCGTCGATGGAGTTGCGGTTTACGTTGTTTTTGTACCAGTCATAGACTTGACCTGCGTAGAATTGCGCGTCAACCGCTGCGCGTTGCGTGGTGGTGTTCCACACGTTGTCTGCGTCGGTCATGTCGTACATGAGAGAGGTACGGTTTTTCATGTCGCGGGTACGAATGATCCCGGTCATCGGCTTGGTGGTGTCTTCGAGGTAGTAAGCGCCGGACTTGAGGGTGGTGTTGATCGACTTGGTGTCGCCGAGAACGCCGATCCCGGTGCCGACTACGTTTTCTACTTTGTTGATGACTTTGGTGATGGAGCCGTCAACCGCGTTGACGAAGACGTCCGAATTCACCGGGGTGTCGCCGAGTGCGTTCACGGAAACTTTATAGGTGAGAACCGCTTGGTTGCCAACCGGGAGATACACGAGTTGTGCAGCGAGTGCGCCGGTCAGTTGGTAGCCTTCCGGAGTTACGCCGGTTTCAGCCAGTGCTTTGTCAACTGCGGTGGAGGATTCGATGGAAGCTTTGGTTGCGGTCGGAACGAGCGCTTTGTAAGTCCCGGTGATGCCGGAGACTTCGCCTGCATTTTCATGTACGATCATCTGTTGGCCGAAGACTTCGATGCCGTTGATGACGTTGTTCAATTTCGTGTGAGAGGTGCCGAGTTCGTCTACATGGCTTTCCTTCGCTTTGAAGTTGCCGGTAGCTTTTGCGAACCCGAAGTCAGCTTTTACACGATCGAGTGCGTTCAGAGCGCGTTCTTCAGCGGTGGAACCGCTTACTTTGCCGAGCTTGCCGACAACGTTGTGGACTGCGCCTTTTTCGTTTTTCAGGACTTGCTTGTCTGCCGGAGCAGCGCCTGCGTTGATTGCGAATGCGGATGCTACGAGCGAAGACATAACCAGCGTGGTGACCAACTTTTTGTTCATTTTAAATTGCCTCCCTGTTTTGTAATTGGATGCTCAATGTCTCTGTCTATGTTTTTATTATGCGTTCTTGTGAATAATCTGTCAATAGAATTTTCGGAAAAATTTTTATAGGAATAAAAAAACCCAAGCCAGAGTCGGCTTGGGTTTACTTTATGAGTCTAGTTTACGCCTACAGTGGTCCAGGCGGTTTGCAAAGAAGTTGCATAAATAGAAGTGGGGCCGTACAGCGCGGACACCGCTTGCAAGGTCGCCGCTCGTGCGCCGGAGAAGTTGGTGGAAGAGGTCATATAGTCACGGGAAGCCACGTACCAGACTTTGCCGGCGATGGTGCGGGAGCCGATGGCGGTGGCGAAGTTGTAGAACGCTTTGTTCGGAATGCCGGAGTTGGCGTGTACGCCGCCGTTGTCTGTGAGGGTGTTTACGAAATTCAGCATGCTGTCCGGTTGGCCGTAGAGGGTGGGGATAGCGAGAGAGCGCAATGCATCTCCGGCTGTAGAAGGCGTGAAGACATCCTCCCCGATCTCCCAATCATCGCCGTCGACGACAGAAGCTTGAGCATCGGACCACGATTCGCTGAGAGCACCGGATTGGTTGCTGTAGGTTAAGTTGCAGGTAAATTGGGTAACGGCGTGGGTCAGTTCGTGGGCGACGATGTCTCGAGCGCCGGACAGCGGGAGGTAGTTGATGCCGTCCCCGTCTCCGTACATCATCTCCATTCCGTTCCAGAAAGCGCCGTTGTAATTCGTCGAGTAATGCACGTTTGAATAAATTGGACCACCGGCATTGTCAAAGGAATTGCGTCCGAGGCCCTTGTAATAGTCCCAAACCACGCCGGCGAAGTAGTGGGCATCGACGGCCGCTCGCTGGGGGGAAGCGTCCCAGATGTTGTCGCTGTCCGTCATGTAATAGCCGGTGCTCGTGCCGTTGGAATAGGTGAACGTTTCAATGTCCCCGGTCATGGTTTTGGTGTGGTCTTCTAAATAGTAGGTTCCCGAATAATTGGTGGTGTGCAGGGTCTTGGTATCGCCGAGTACGCCTGTGCCGGTTCCGTTTGCGACGGTCAAATTCTCCAATTCATTGATCGATCGGACGATGGAACCGTCGAGAGCGTTGACAAAAATCAGCCAATTACCGGGGTTCTGTGCATCGTTGTAGGCGAGGTTGACTTTGTAGGTGAGGACTGCGTTGCTGCCCTGCGCGACATAATTGAGCTCGGATGTGGCGGTGCGGGTCAGTGTTCCATGAAAGTCGAGGGAGTTCAGCGCTTTCTCGATCGCTTGTTCTTCGGTCAAAACGGGGGTATCCGTGTTGGGGGTCAGATTGTCGAAATCTCCGGTGACACCCTTCACCGTACCGCTCATTTCATGCACGATCATTTGGTGATCAAAGACCGGAATTCCGTTGAGGGTCTGGTCAACTTTGGTGTGCGCCACGCCGTTTTCGTCTGTATGGGATTCGGTCACATGAAAATGACCGGCCGCTCGTGTGAAGCCGAATTTGGGTCCGACGAGGTCGAGCGCTTGGAGAGCTCGTTGTGCGGCCGTCGAGCCTGAAACTTTGCCCAAGGTGCCGACGACATTGTGTACTTTGCCCGCCTCGTCGCGCAGGGTTTGAACCGTATTGATTTGTGCAGATGCGGAATTCACCAGAACAGACGTGAGCAATGAGGACATGACGAAGATTGAGTAAGTTGACCGTTTCATGATACTGACCCCCTACTTATATTTGGAAGTAATTATATTCATGATACGTCAGTTCTTCATTTAATGTCAATATAATCCCGATAGCAATTAAGCGTTTAGTCCCTTGACATCAAGAAAAAACCCATGACCGAAGTCATGGGTTTTTCCAAAAACTGAGTGGTTATTAGTTTACGCCTACGTTGCTCCAAGCGGTTTTCAGAGCGGTGTAGTAGGAAGAGGTGGAGCCGTAGAGAGCTGCGGTCGCGGACAGGGTAGCTGCGCGAGCGCCGGAGAAGTTGGTGGAAGAGGTCATGTAGTCGCGGGAAGCGGTGTACCAGACCTTACCAGCGATGGTGCGGGAACCGATTGCAGTTGCGAAGTTGTAGAACGCTTTGTTCGGGATACCGGAGTTGGTGTGAACGCCGCCGTTGTCGGAAGTCGTGTTCACGTAGCCGGACATGTTAGCCGGTTGGCCGCCAGCAGCCGGGTTGTCCATGTAGCGAAGAGCGTCGCCGGAGGTAGCCGGGGTGTACACGTCTTCACCGATCATCCAGTCGCCGGAGTCCATTACGCAAGCTTGAGCGTCGG encodes the following:
- a CDS encoding M4 family metallopeptidase, which encodes MNKKLVTTLVMSSLVASAFAINAGAAPADKQVLKNEKGAVHNVVGKLGKVSGSTAEERALNALDRVKADFGFAKATGNFKAKESHVDELGTSHTKLNNVINGIEVFGQQMIVHENAGEVSGITGTYKALVPTATKASIESSTAVDKALAETGVTPEGYQLTGALAAQLVYLPVGNQAVLTYKVSVNALGDTPVNSDVFVNAVDGSITKVINKVENVVGTGIGVLGDTKSINTTLKSGAYYLEDTTKPMTGIIRTRDMKNRTSLMYDMTDADNVWNTTTQRAAVDAQFYAGQVYDWYKNNVNRNSIDDNGMTLDSLVHYSKNYNNAFWNGTYMVYGDGDGVQFRNFSGAVDVIGHELTHGVTEKTSGLVYQDQSGALNESWSDAMGAVIEGKNWLMGEDICIPGGGYTAFRSMQDPTIYGDPDNMSKYVVTTSDNGGVHTNSGIPNKAFYNFATAIGSRTIAGKVWYQADRDYMTSTTDFSGARAATLQAVAALYGSTSSYYTALQSAWTNVGVN
- a CDS encoding M4 family metallopeptidase, yielding MKRSTYSIFVMSSLLTSVLVNSASAQINTVQTLRDEAGKVHNVVGTLGKVSGSTAAQRALQALDLVGPKFGFTRAAGHFHVTESHTDENGVAHTKVDQTLNGIPVFDHQMIVHEMSGTVKGVTGDFDNLTPNTDTPVLTEEQAIEKALNSLDFHGTLTRTATSELNYVAQGSNAVLTYKVNLAYNDAQNPGNWLIFVNALDGSIVRSINELENLTVANGTGTGVLGDTKTLHTTNYSGTYYLEDHTKTMTGDIETFTYSNGTSTGYYMTDSDNIWDASPQRAAVDAHYFAGVVWDYYKGLGRNSFDNAGGPIYSNVHYSTNYNGAFWNGMEMMYGDGDGINYLPLSGARDIVAHELTHAVTQFTCNLTYSNQSGALSESWSDAQASVVDGDDWEIGEDVFTPSTAGDALRSLAIPTLYGQPDSMLNFVNTLTDNGGVHANSGIPNKAFYNFATAIGSRTIAGKVWYVASRDYMTSSTNFSGARAATLQAVSALYGPTSIYATSLQTAWTTVGVN